In Acidimicrobiales bacterium, the following proteins share a genomic window:
- a CDS encoding YlxR family protein has protein sequence MTPRRTCVGCRRTASPEALVRVVRTGAGELAIGRHLPGRGAWVCAETSRCVDLAQRRDGFSRALRAPVQRLAVERLQQALAAAPSGTDGVED, from the coding sequence ATAACGCCCCGCAGGACCTGTGTCGGGTGCCGCCGGACAGCGTCTCCAGAGGCACTGGTACGGGTCGTTCGCACCGGTGCGGGGGAGCTGGCCATAGGTCGGCACCTGCCGGGTCGGGGAGCGTGGGTGTGCGCCGAGACGAGCCGGTGCGTGGATCTGGCCCAGCGTCGGGACGGGTTCTCGCGGGCCCTGCGGGCGCCGGTCCAGCGGCTTGCGGTGGAGCGGTTGCAACAGGCGTTGGCCGCCGCTCCCAGCGGAACGGACGGGGTGGAGGACTAG
- the nusA gene encoding transcription termination factor NusA produces MSKSTSNFEFLEALQQIARDKGIGVDTLLDALANALVSAYKRMPGAAEEAVVTVDPQSGEIRVYGQELDEDGNVLREWDDTPDDFGRIAAQTAKQVILQRIREAERDLKYEEYAGREGDIVTGIIQQSDNRYTLLDLGKVEALLPQAEQVPYERYDHGARLKAYIVEVRKTTKGPQIVVSRTHPGLIKRLFELEVPEISSGVVEIKAAAREPGHRTKIAVWSNDANVDPVGACVGARGARVRMVTNELRGEKVDIVPFSEDPAEFVLRALQPAKVKEVRLDDQTGTATVIVHDFQLSLAIGKEGQNARLAARLTGWRVDIKSETQLAEEEAGYGGEEWAEGEWVQNEAGELVWQPAEGGEAVSAEAWSLGESPPAADPTDSAPSAESSESAPADPAPPGAAPAGEEVKGGEVAARKAVDEEEAPA; encoded by the coding sequence ATGAGCAAGAGCACGAGCAACTTCGAGTTCCTGGAGGCACTCCAGCAGATCGCCCGCGACAAGGGCATAGGTGTCGACACGTTGCTCGACGCCCTGGCCAACGCGCTCGTCTCGGCGTACAAGCGCATGCCCGGCGCGGCCGAGGAGGCCGTGGTGACCGTCGACCCGCAGTCGGGCGAGATCCGGGTCTACGGTCAGGAGCTGGACGAGGACGGCAACGTCCTGCGGGAGTGGGACGACACACCCGACGACTTTGGGCGCATCGCGGCCCAAACGGCCAAGCAGGTGATCCTCCAGCGGATCCGGGAGGCGGAGCGGGACCTCAAGTACGAGGAGTACGCGGGGCGCGAGGGCGACATCGTCACCGGCATCATCCAGCAGAGCGACAATCGCTACACCCTCCTCGACCTGGGGAAGGTGGAGGCCCTGCTGCCACAGGCCGAGCAGGTGCCGTACGAGCGCTACGACCACGGCGCCCGCCTCAAGGCCTACATCGTCGAGGTACGCAAGACGACGAAGGGCCCGCAGATCGTGGTGAGCCGCACCCACCCGGGTCTCATCAAGCGCCTCTTCGAGCTGGAGGTCCCCGAGATCAGCAGCGGGGTCGTGGAGATCAAGGCGGCGGCCCGCGAGCCGGGGCACCGCACCAAGATCGCCGTGTGGTCGAACGACGCCAACGTCGACCCGGTGGGGGCCTGCGTCGGGGCCCGCGGCGCCCGCGTGCGGATGGTGACCAACGAGCTGCGAGGCGAGAAGGTCGACATCGTGCCCTTCTCCGAGGATCCGGCCGAGTTCGTGCTGCGGGCGCTCCAGCCGGCGAAGGTGAAGGAGGTTCGCCTCGACGACCAGACGGGCACGGCGACGGTGATCGTCCACGACTTCCAGCTCTCCCTGGCCATCGGCAAGGAGGGCCAGAACGCCCGCCTCGCGGCCCGCCTGACCGGTTGGCGGGTCGACATCAAGAGCGAGACCCAGCTGGCGGAGGAGGAGGCTGGCTACGGCGGCGAGGAGTGGGCCGAGGGCGAGTGGGTGCAGAACGAGGCAGGCGAACTGGTCTGGCAGCCCGCCGAGGGCGGCGAGGCGGTCTCGGCCGAGGCGTGGTCCCTCGGGGAGTCCCCTCCCGCCGCCGACCCCACCGACTCGGCCCCGTCGGCCGAGTCGAGCGAGTCCGCCCCTGCGGATCCTGCCCCGCCCGGGGCAGCCCCAGCCGGAGAGGAGGTCAAGGGGGGTGAGGTGGCCGCCCGCAAGGCGGTCGACGAAGAGGAGGCTCCCGCATAA
- the rimP gene encoding ribosome maturation factor RimP, whose amino-acid sequence MGQARRAHELIESVLSTSGLELVDIQVGAGLVRVTVDRPGGIDLEALSEINRALSVALDRDDPVPGGRYTLEVTSPGVERPLRTPEQFLRFVGTEVSVKTRPGTDGERRVAGRLAHADGSGVVITGAGLPDDGRRLAYADIERARTTFQWGPTDQGRGGGRGARRGPHRPSPPKTKKATTS is encoded by the coding sequence ATGGGTCAGGCAAGACGAGCTCACGAGCTGATCGAGTCGGTTCTGTCCACCTCGGGCCTCGAGCTCGTGGACATCCAGGTCGGTGCCGGGCTCGTCCGGGTGACGGTGGACCGACCGGGTGGCATCGACCTTGAAGCCCTGAGCGAGATCAACCGGGCCCTTTCGGTCGCGCTCGACCGCGATGATCCAGTTCCCGGGGGGCGCTACACCCTCGAGGTCACCAGCCCGGGGGTCGAGCGGCCGCTACGCACGCCCGAGCAGTTCCTGCGTTTCGTCGGGACCGAGGTGAGCGTGAAGACGAGACCCGGGACCGACGGGGAGCGACGAGTCGCCGGCCGGCTGGCCCACGCCGACGGCTCCGGCGTGGTGATCACGGGCGCCGGCCTTCCCGACGACGGACGCCGGCTCGCCTACGCCGACATCGAGCGGGCCCGGACCACCTTCCAGTGGGGACCGACCGATCAGGGCCGTGGCGGCGGGCGTGGTGCCCGTCGGGGCCCGCATCGCCCCTCGCCACCCAAGACCAAGAAGGCCACGACGTCATGA
- the proS gene encoding proline--tRNA ligase, protein MARAPILTPRADDFPRWYQDVVAKAELADNGPVRGTMVIRPYGYAIWERMQEELDTRIKAAGAKNVYFPLLIPESFVHREAEHVEGFSPELAVVTHGGGRKLEEPAVIRPSSETIIAGYFAKWLQSYRDLPLLVNQWANVVRWELRPRLFLRTTEFLWQEGHTVHETEDEARRYALRILDDVYRDVMVRVLAIPVLTGRKTDRERFAGATTTWTCEAMMTDGKALQMGTSHELGQNFSRAFGIEFQSRTGESTYGWQTSWGVSTRMVGGLVMAHGDDNGLRLPPRLAPIQVVVVLVRDEDGTGPAAEALAAELAAAGHRVELDAATDTSYGRRVTDWELKGVPVRIEVGPRELAAGKVSLIRRDNGDRTAVALDQAVASVGEALDAAQGDLLAEAESRRDDRTVEVSTVAEAREAAKDGFARLPWRNVGVEGEAELAGAGVSVRCLLADDVAVVGRAY, encoded by the coding sequence GTGGCCCGTGCCCCCATTCTCACGCCTCGAGCGGACGACTTCCCCCGGTGGTACCAGGACGTCGTCGCCAAGGCCGAGCTCGCCGACAACGGCCCCGTGCGGGGCACCATGGTCATCCGGCCCTACGGCTACGCCATCTGGGAGCGCATGCAGGAGGAGCTCGACACCCGGATAAAGGCGGCCGGCGCCAAAAACGTCTACTTCCCGCTGCTCATTCCCGAGTCCTTCGTGCACCGGGAGGCCGAGCACGTCGAGGGGTTCAGCCCCGAGCTGGCCGTCGTCACCCACGGGGGCGGCAGGAAGCTGGAGGAGCCGGCGGTCATCCGTCCGTCGAGCGAGACGATCATCGCCGGCTACTTCGCCAAGTGGCTCCAGAGCTATCGGGATCTCCCGCTCCTCGTGAACCAGTGGGCCAACGTGGTGCGTTGGGAGCTGCGGCCCCGGCTGTTCCTGCGCACCACGGAGTTCCTGTGGCAGGAGGGCCACACCGTGCACGAGACCGAGGACGAGGCCCGACGCTACGCACTGCGGATCCTGGACGATGTCTACCGCGACGTCATGGTCCGGGTCCTGGCCATCCCCGTGCTGACCGGTCGCAAGACCGACCGGGAGCGCTTCGCGGGCGCCACCACCACCTGGACCTGCGAGGCCATGATGACCGACGGGAAGGCGCTGCAGATGGGCACCAGCCACGAGCTCGGACAGAACTTCTCGCGTGCGTTCGGGATCGAGTTCCAGTCGCGGACCGGAGAGTCGACGTACGGCTGGCAGACGTCGTGGGGCGTCTCGACGCGCATGGTCGGCGGCCTGGTCATGGCCCACGGCGACGACAACGGCCTGCGCCTGCCGCCCCGCCTGGCCCCGATCCAGGTGGTCGTGGTGCTGGTCCGGGACGAGGACGGGACCGGGCCCGCGGCCGAGGCGCTGGCCGCCGAGCTGGCGGCTGCCGGACATCGCGTCGAGCTCGACGCTGCGACCGACACCTCCTACGGACGCCGCGTCACCGACTGGGAGCTGAAGGGCGTGCCCGTGCGCATCGAGGTCGGACCCCGGGAGCTGGCGGCCGGGAAGGTGTCCCTCATCCGCCGGGACAACGGTGATCGGACCGCCGTGGCCCTCGACCAGGCGGTGGCCTCGGTGGGCGAGGCCCTGGACGCCGCCCAGGGCGACCTGCTGGCCGAGGCCGAGTCCCGGCGCGACGACCGGACCGTAGAAGTCTCGACGGTCGCGGAGGCCAGGGAGGCGGCAAAGGACGGCTTCGCCCGGTTGCCCTGGCGCAACGTGGGAGTCGAAGGAGAAGCAGAGCTGGCCGGCGCCGGCGTGTCCGTCCGCTGCCTGCTGGCCGACGACGTGGCGGTCGTGGGCCGGGCGTACTGA
- a CDS encoding GNAT family N-acetyltransferase — MDFDLRPVTEEEIPTFLRCAEGAFGVQLDDEAVDIEAAAIEVDRSLAVFDGDDIVATAGAHSFELTMPGLGIAGAAGVSYVGVQPTHRRLGLLRAMMRRQLDDVRDRGEALAVLTASEGGIYGRFGYGPATFVAAYEIERPTGLARGPEGTIRLVSREVAAGAFPTMYDNVRRRQPGEVGRAQPWWDSFFHDLEGRRSGAGPLFHAVRAGPGGELDGYVSYRFDRRGEGGELDAGTVRVEELCAAGGAAYADLWAFVCDIDLTRSAHLRGRRLDEPVRWMLRDSRRLRLAGMQDHLWVRLVDLPASLEARRYPVEGSIVLEVDDAFCPWNDGAWRLEAGPSGAEARSVTGDGADLLLGAGELGSALLGGLTFSELARAGRVAERVPGAAARADAIFGCDPPPFCATEF; from the coding sequence GTGGACTTCGACCTGCGGCCGGTCACCGAGGAGGAGATCCCGACCTTCCTGCGGTGCGCGGAGGGGGCTTTCGGCGTCCAGCTGGACGACGAGGCGGTCGACATCGAGGCGGCGGCGATCGAGGTGGACCGGAGCCTGGCGGTGTTCGACGGGGACGACATCGTCGCCACCGCCGGTGCCCACAGCTTCGAGCTGACGATGCCGGGTCTCGGCATCGCCGGCGCCGCAGGCGTGTCGTACGTCGGCGTCCAACCGACACATCGGCGGCTCGGGCTCCTGCGGGCGATGATGCGCCGCCAGCTCGACGACGTGCGCGATCGGGGCGAGGCCCTGGCTGTGCTCACGGCCAGCGAGGGTGGCATCTACGGTCGCTTCGGGTACGGACCGGCGACGTTCGTTGCCGCCTACGAGATCGAGCGGCCGACCGGGCTGGCCCGAGGGCCCGAGGGCACCATCCGGCTGGTCTCGAGGGAAGTCGCCGCCGGCGCCTTCCCGACGATGTACGACAACGTCCGTCGTCGACAGCCGGGCGAGGTCGGCCGGGCGCAGCCATGGTGGGACAGCTTCTTCCACGACCTCGAGGGCCGTCGCAGCGGTGCCGGGCCGCTGTTCCACGCCGTTCGTGCCGGTCCGGGGGGCGAGCTCGACGGCTATGTGTCGTACCGGTTCGACCGCCGCGGGGAGGGCGGGGAGCTCGATGCTGGGACGGTCCGGGTGGAGGAGCTGTGCGCGGCGGGCGGGGCGGCCTACGCCGACCTGTGGGCGTTCGTGTGCGACATCGACCTCACCCGTAGCGCCCACCTCCGTGGTCGCCGGCTGGACGAGCCGGTGCGCTGGATGCTGCGGGACTCTCGCCGCCTCCGCCTGGCCGGGATGCAGGACCACCTGTGGGTGCGCCTCGTCGATCTGCCCGCGTCGCTCGAAGCTCGGCGCTACCCGGTGGAGGGCTCGATCGTCCTGGAGGTCGACGACGCCTTCTGCCCGTGGAACGACGGGGCGTGGCGCCTGGAGGCGGGTCCTTCGGGGGCCGAGGCGCGGTCGGTCACCGGAGACGGCGCGGACCTCCTTCTCGGGGCCGGCGAGCTGGGATCCGCGCTGCTCGGTGGGCTGACCTTCTCCGAGCTGGCGCGGGCGGGCCGGGTGGCGGAGCGGGTGCCGGGCGCTGCGGCGCGGGCGGACGCCATCTTCGGGTGCGACCCGCCTCCCTTCTGCGCGACCGAGTTCTGA